From the genome of Variovorax sp. RA8:
CGTCGCTGCCACGCTGGGCGTGGCGCACCCGCAGGCGCGCGGGTGTGGCCATGGGACCCACCAGTTGCACGCGCCAAACACCGTTCCCGCTCTGTCCCCGGTATTGCTTGAGTACCCGTGGGCCGTGGCGGAGTCGTTCTGGCAATTCCTCCTCGAGTTGTTTGAGGCTGTCGACTCGGCAAACGTCGCTGCCAAACGGGAGATCGCGCGTGTGGAACAAGACGTCCTTGGTTCCCAGCTTCAGGATGGCCTCCGGATGCGCGCTGACCACAATCCCCGAGTCGGCAACCCGCCGCAGCATGGCGTCCAGGACATCCCGTCGTCGTCCGCCTTCGATGGGATTGCACCAGACCAGCACGAGGCGGCAGTTGCGCAGCTGCGTCTCCACTTCTTCGGCGAAGTCGTCGTTGTACACGGCAGGGACCGCCGTCACGCCGGCGAGGGCGAAAGCATCAAACAACGCAGCAAACCGGCTCTCGGTCGGATCAGAGCGATCCCGCATGCGGCGATCGCCTGGATAAAGTAATGCGACGGTTGATGTAGGCAAGGGCAACTCCTCAGCGGCTCACACGCCAGCAAGCTGCCAGAGCAATTGAAGCGTATTTCATAAGGTCCTCATGGCATTCATAAGAGCTTCAGCAATGGATACCCCCACTGGGCCGAAGAGAGCCTCGACCAGCAAAGTATTCGCGTTTCTGGTCTGTTGACTCTTTTAATGTCGAGTTCAAGACATTACAGTATGATCATGACATGAGTTTGCTGTTCTTGCCACCCTGGTTGTTGCTGATTGTTTCGCTGCCTACATCCGGCGCCACCGCGCGGACCCGCATTTGGCGGGCGTTGAAGTCGCTTGGCTGCATGGCATTACGGGACGGGGCGTATCTCCTACCAGCTGGTGAGGAACGCGAAGTGGCGCTGCAGGAACTGGCTGAGGAATGCCGGCGCGAGGGAGGCCACGCGTGGCTGATGGACGTGCAGCCGCGGTCCGTCGACGAAGCTGCAACCTACCGGCAGCTGTTTGACCGCAGCGACGATTACGCCGAGCTGTGCAAGTCCTGGAAGGAGGCGGGACGCACGCTCAGCGGGCTGGCGGGGTCCGAGGTCTCGCGCATGCAGCGCAGGCTGCAGCGCGAGCGCGACATGGTGCGGGCCATTGACTTCTTCCCCGGCGACGCGAGCCTGGAGGCAGAGGCGGCCTGGACGGAGTTCACCCAACGCATCGAGCGGGTGTTGTCGCCAGACGAGCCTCACGAAACGGCAGGCGGCATTGCCAGGCTGGATGCGAGCAGCTACCAAGGCCGGACGTGGGCCACGCGACGTCGGCCCTGGGTGGACCGCGTTGCCAGCGCATGGTTGATTCAGCGCTTCATCGACCGCGATGCGCGTTTTCAGTGGCTGTCCCAGCCGTCAGATTGCCCGAAAGGCGCACTCGGTTTCGATTTCGACGGCGCGGCGTTTACGCACGTGGGCGAGCGGGTGACCTTCGAGACGCTAATGGCTAGCTTCGACCTGGAGCAGGATGCTGCGCTCATGCGCGTCGCCGCGCTTGTACACCAGCTCGACGTGGGCGGCGAACCGGTCGCCGAGGCTGCAGGCTTCGAGGCCGTGCTGGCAGGCGCGCATCAACGCCTGGACGAGGACGACGCGCTGCTGGCGGAGATGAGCAAAATGCTCGACTCCCTGTACGCGTACTTTCAACAAGCTGGCGGTCGCCCAGGATGACCCAGATGATCCGCCCAGCCCCCCGCACATTGGTGAGTTTCGCGCCAAGTTACCCCGAGCCACACCTGGAACCCACCCAACTGCCGATAGCGACTTTGATTCAACCAACCACCTGTTCTGTAACCATGACCGGATAACGCCATGACACTTTTCCTGACCGGCTTGCGCGCCGCTTCGATCATCCGTCCCAACCTCAACACTGAACCGGGGGCAGCATGAGTGCGCAGACGACCACCGGCGCTGCCGGCCCCGAGGCCGTGCCTCCGACGCTGACGTACTTTCAGCTTTTCATGCGGTTTCTCAAATTCGGCTTCCTTGCCTGGGGAGGCCCGGTGGCGCAGGTCGCCATGCTGCGCCGGGAACTGGTGAACGAGGAACGATGGATTTCCAGCGAACGCTTCAACCGCTTGCTGGCCGTGATGCAGGTGCTGCCCGGACCCGAGGCGCACGAGCTGTGCGTGCATCTGGGCATGCGTGCGAAGGGGCGGCTGGGCGGGGTGCTGGCCGGTCTCGCATTCATGCTCCCGGGATTCCTGTTGATGCTGGCGCTGTCATGGCTTTACTTCCGGATGGACATCGCTGGCACGGCACTGGGCGCCGCGTTCCTTGGTGTACAGGCAGCAGTGATCGCCCTGATCGTACGGGCGGTGCACCGGATCGGCGAGCACATCCTGGTGGACCGTTGGCTGTGGGCCATCGCCATCGTGGCCGCACTCGCCTCCGCCGCCGGCGTGGCCTTCTGGATCACCCTGCCAGCCGCCGGCGGCGTCTATGCCTTGTGGATGCTCAAGCGTGGCAGGCTCGCCCTCCTGGTCGCTGCCGGCGCGGTGGCGCTGGCCGCCGCGATGGCGCTCTGGGCGCCGCGCGCACAGCCGCTGGTGGAGGCGGTCGTCCAGGGCGAGGCTTCGCTGCTGCTCATCTTCGTCGCCGGGTTGAAGGCGGGCCTGCTCACCTTCGGCGGTGCCTACACGGCGATCCCGTTCATCCGCAATGACGCGGTCGGCCGCGGCTGGATCACCGACGGCCAGTTCCTCGACGGCCTGGCCTTGTCTGGGGTGCTGCCCGCGCCGCTCATCATCTTCGCCACTTTCGTTGGCTATGTTGCCGGCGGGCCGCTCGGTGCGCTGGTCATGACCGCCGGCGTCTTTCTTCCCGCGTTTGCCTTCTCGCTGATCTTCTACGACCGGCTCGAGGCAGTGCTAGAGGTCAAGGAGATGCACGCCTTCCTCGACGGCGTCGCCGCCGGGGTGGTCGGCCTAATCGCCGCGACCACGGTTGACCTGGCGTTCGTCACCGCCGCGCGTGTGCCGTCGTTGGCGGTGGCCGTATCGATCTTTGTCGCGGCCTTGGCCTTCCTGTATGCCTGGAAGAACAAGCTCAACATCGCAGTCGCGATCATCGGGGCCGGAGTCGCGGGTTGGCTGCTGATGCCGAGCGGCGCGTGAGCCAGCAGGGTATGCAGCCTGTTGCTTGCCCTCGCTCAGCGCGCTGCGTCGCGTTAAAGGTCGCTCCGATCAAGAAAAGTCGCGCCAGCGGAGGCCTCGGCTCAACCCGCCTAGACGGACGGCTGCGCCGAAACGTTGCTTGCGGTTGCTTGCTGCTCGTGCTTGGTGCATGGACGCTGCCGGACGTGGCCGCTGAATCGGCGGCTTTTGCTCCTTTGAATGGCCAGCAGATCCGCTCCGCGTTGCGCGGCAGCTCAGTCGGCGACGGGAGACATTGGGAGCATCAGTACCTCCCCGATGGTCGACTCATCCGCTCCGAGAGCGGGACAAGCAAAGCGGGCCAATGGTCGGTTCAAGGCGACCAGCTGTGCCTGCTGAAGCCCGAGATCAGCAGCACACAGGCGGCGTGCTTCTCGGTGCATCGACGAGGCAACGAGTTGCAGTACCTAGATGGGCAGCAACTCGTATATCAAGGTTTTCTTAAAAGGAGTTCATGATGACTACATCCCCAGCATTTCAAAGTCAGGACGCGCTCAAGCCGCTGCCGTTCGATCCGTCAAAACTAACGGGTCTGTCCGAACGAATGATTCGTTCCCATTGGGAAAACAATTACGGCGGCTCGGTCAAGGCACTGGCCGCTGTCAAGGCCCGGCTGGTGCAGGCCGCAGGCGACAAGGACCTGCCGCCCTACATCTACAACGACCTGAAGCGCGAGCACCTAATTCGCACTGGATCGGTGGTGCTGCACGAACTGTATTTCGAGAACCTCGGGGGCAGTGGCGAGGCCGCAGCTACCGAGCGAGAGGCGATCGCTCAAGCCTTCGGCAGCTTCGAAGACTGGGAGAGGGAATTCCGCCGCATCGGTGCCGGCCTCGGTGGGGGGTCCGGCTGGGTGGTTCTTGGGTTCAACCTGCACACCAGGCAGCTGGAAAATTACTGGATGGCCGATCACGCGCATGGACCGGCCGCCACCGTTCCGATCCTGGTGATGGACATGTACGAGCACTCTTATCAGATGGACTACGGCGCTGCGGCGGCGAAATACATTGATGCTTTCTTCCAGAACATCCAGTGGGAGAGCGTGAGTGCACGGCTGGCCGGCGCACGTGCGATATGAGGCATTTAGCGTTGCATGTGGCGGGTTGGCACTCTCTCGTGTGCACGTGAAGATAGGCATCTCCGGACACCGACGGCGCGACGGCGCGACGGCTCGGTATTCTCACAGGCGCGGACCCAAGCTGGCTGGTCTTGGTGCCCTTGTCCATCCTGGCCGAGCAACTGGTGCGTGCATGGAACTGGCGCCAATTGCTGTACCCCCTGCGCCCGGCGGGGCGCTTCGATTTGTTCGGCACCATCATGGCTGGCTACCTGCTGGCGGAGCGGGGCAAGCCACGCTAATGGACAGGCGAAAAACAAACTGAAATGAATCGTGTTGTTGACTACATCGAAGCCGCTGAGCGCGACAACACGCGTCGGAGCTACGCTTCGGCCATACGACATTTTGAAATAGAGTGGAAAGGCCTCCTGCCCTCGACGGCTGACGCCATCGCCCGCTACCTCGCCGACTACGCGCCTACCTTGGCCATCAACACCCTTCGCCAGCGGCTGGCGGCACTGTCCCGATGGCATGCCGACCAAGGTTTTGCGGACCCCACCAAGTCGCCCTTGGTGCGCCAGGTCCTTAAAGGCATTCGCTCAATTCACGCCGTGCCAGAAAAGCGCGCGCGCCCCCTGGAGCTGGCGGTGCTCCAGCAGATCGACCAGTGGCTCGATGTCGCGATTGGCAACGCCCAGCGGTCCGGCGACCGGCCGGCCTTGCTGCGCCAAACCCGCAACCGCAGCCTGATGTTGCTGGGGTTCTGGCGCGGCTTTCGCTCCGACGAGTTGGTCAACCTGCGCGTAGAGAACATCGAGGTGACGCCGGGCCAGGGCATGGCGTGCTACCTGGGCCGCACCAAAGGCGACCGGCAGCTGCAGGGCCGTGTTTTCAAATGCCCAGCCTTGTCCCGCTTATGTCCCGTGACGGCCTTCAATGCCTGGATCGACCTGGCCGGGTTGACCGAGGGTCCGGTGTTCCGCAAGATCGACCGCTGGGGGAATGTGGCCGACGAAAGTCTGCATGCCGACAGCCTGATTCCGTTGTTGCGCAGCCTGTTCGCCGAAGCCGGTGTCGAGTCGCCCGAGGAATACAGCAGCCACTCCTTGCGCCGCGGCTTTGCCGGCTGGACCCGCGCCAGCGGCTGGGACATCAAGGAACTGATGGAATACGTCGGCTGGAAGGATGTCAAATCGGCCATGCGCTACCTCGATGCGTCGGATTCCAGCCTGCAGGCCCGGTTCGAGCAGGGCCTGACGGCCCTGGCACCGGCAGTTCCGCAGCTACTGCCATTGTTGTTGACCGAACAAATCGAAGCGCCCCGCCCACCGGCCGAAGGAACGACGCCCATGGCAGTCCTGCGCGTCACGCTGGTGCTGGCCCGCTTCAGCAAGCAGTCGCGCGGCCTGGCTCGCGGTCACCGGCTGATCGAGCAGACCTGCTTTGAGCGTTTCGCCATGCAACGCCTGAACACCGAGGGAACGCTCTACGAGCTCGCAGTTCCCTACCTGTCACGTGACTTGCTGGACGAGGTGATCGCCACGCTGCTCGATGACATGTACCGCATCGCCGAGGACAACCAGTGCCTGCTGGAAACCTCATTTCACGAACCCGCGACCGACAC
Proteins encoded in this window:
- a CDS encoding Cj0069 family protein, which codes for MPTSTVALLYPGDRRMRDRSDPTESRFAALFDAFALAGVTAVPAVYNDDFAEEVETQLRNCRLVLVWCNPIEGGRRRDVLDAMLRRVADSGIVVSAHPEAILKLGTKDVLFHTRDLPFGSDVCRVDSLKQLEEELPERLRHGPRVLKQYRGQSGNGVWRVQLVGPMATPARLRVRHAQRGSDEEVMEIPALLARLAPYFEPENGGHMIDQAWQPRLVEGMVRAYLVEDRVEGFGHQSVNALYPAKPDEPAPPSSPRLYHAANLPQFQFLKERLETEWVELLRTRVGLSREQLPFLWDCDFMFGESIADASERYVLCEINVSSVAPFPDSAIQPLVSAVQRRLKQI
- a CDS encoding site-specific integrase, whose translation is MNRVVDYIEAAERDNTRRSYASAIRHFEIEWKGLLPSTADAIARYLADYAPTLAINTLRQRLAALSRWHADQGFADPTKSPLVRQVLKGIRSIHAVPEKRARPLELAVLQQIDQWLDVAIGNAQRSGDRPALLRQTRNRSLMLLGFWRGFRSDELVNLRVENIEVTPGQGMACYLGRTKGDRQLQGRVFKCPALSRLCPVTAFNAWIDLAGLTEGPVFRKIDRWGNVADESLHADSLIPLLRSLFAEAGVESPEEYSSHSLRRGFAGWTRASGWDIKELMEYVGWKDVKSAMRYLDASDSSLQARFEQGLTALAPAVPQLLPLLLTEQIEAPRPPAEGTTPMAVLRVTLVLARFSKQSRGLARGHRLIEQTCFERFAMQRLNTEGTLYELAVPYLSRDLLDEVIATLLDDMYRIAEDNQCLLETSFHEPATDTYWD
- a CDS encoding chromate resistance protein ChrB domain-containing protein, coding for MSLLFLPPWLLLIVSLPTSGATARTRIWRALKSLGCMALRDGAYLLPAGEEREVALQELAEECRREGGHAWLMDVQPRSVDEAATYRQLFDRSDDYAELCKSWKEAGRTLSGLAGSEVSRMQRRLQRERDMVRAIDFFPGDASLEAEAAWTEFTQRIERVLSPDEPHETAGGIARLDASSYQGRTWATRRRPWVDRVASAWLIQRFIDRDARFQWLSQPSDCPKGALGFDFDGAAFTHVGERVTFETLMASFDLEQDAALMRVAALVHQLDVGGEPVAEAAGFEAVLAGAHQRLDEDDALLAEMSKMLDSLYAYFQQAGGRPG
- a CDS encoding superoxide dismutase; this encodes MTTSPAFQSQDALKPLPFDPSKLTGLSERMIRSHWENNYGGSVKALAAVKARLVQAAGDKDLPPYIYNDLKREHLIRTGSVVLHELYFENLGGSGEAAATEREAIAQAFGSFEDWEREFRRIGAGLGGGSGWVVLGFNLHTRQLENYWMADHAHGPAATVPILVMDMYEHSYQMDYGAAAAKYIDAFFQNIQWESVSARLAGARAI
- a CDS encoding chromate transporter, with protein sequence MSAQTTTGAAGPEAVPPTLTYFQLFMRFLKFGFLAWGGPVAQVAMLRRELVNEERWISSERFNRLLAVMQVLPGPEAHELCVHLGMRAKGRLGGVLAGLAFMLPGFLLMLALSWLYFRMDIAGTALGAAFLGVQAAVIALIVRAVHRIGEHILVDRWLWAIAIVAALASAAGVAFWITLPAAGGVYALWMLKRGRLALLVAAGAVALAAAMALWAPRAQPLVEAVVQGEASLLLIFVAGLKAGLLTFGGAYTAIPFIRNDAVGRGWITDGQFLDGLALSGVLPAPLIIFATFVGYVAGGPLGALVMTAGVFLPAFAFSLIFYDRLEAVLEVKEMHAFLDGVAAGVVGLIAATTVDLAFVTAARVPSLAVAVSIFVAALAFLYAWKNKLNIAVAIIGAGVAGWLLMPSGA